One Symphalangus syndactylus isolate Jambi chromosome 9, NHGRI_mSymSyn1-v2.1_pri, whole genome shotgun sequence DNA segment encodes these proteins:
- the KLHL9 gene encoding kelch-like protein 9 has product MKVSLGNGEMGVSAHLQPCKAGTTRFFTSNTHSSVVLQGFDQLRIEGLLCDVTLVPGDGDEIFPVHRAMMASASDYFKAMFTGGMKEQDLMCIKLHGVNKVGLKKIIDFIYTAKLSLNMDNLQDTLEAASFLQILPVLDFCKVFLISGVSLDNCVEVGRIANTYNLIEVDKYVNNFILKNFPALLSTGEFLKLPFERLAFVLSSNSLKHCTELELFKAACRWLRLEDPRMDYAAKLMKNIRFPLMTPQDLINYVQTVDFMRTDNTCVNLLLEASNYQMMPYMQPVMQSDRTAIRSDSTHLVTLGGVLRQQLVVSKELRMYDERAQEWRSLAPMDAPRYQHGIAVIGNFLYVVGGQSNYDTKGKTAVDTVFRFDPRYNKWMQVASLNEKRTFFHLSALKGHLYAVGGRSAAGELATVECYNPRMNEWSYVAKMSEPHYGHAGTVYGGLVYISGGITHDTFQNELMCFDPDTDKWMQKAPMTTVRGLHCMCTVGDKLYVIGGNHFRGTSDYDDVLSCEYYSPTLDQWTPIAAMLRGQSDVGVAVFENKIYVVGGYSWNNRCMVEIVQKYDPEKDEWHKVFDLPESLGGIRACTLTVFPPEENPGSPSRESPLSAPSDHS; this is encoded by the coding sequence ATGAAAGTGTCCCTTGGTAACGGCGAAATGGGCGTCTCTGCCCATTTGCAGCCTTGTAAGGCAGGAACCACACGCTTTTTTACCAGCAATACTCACAGTTCGGTGGTACTGCAAGGCTTTGATCAGCTTAGAATAGAAGGATTGCTTTGTGATGTGACCCTGGTACCAGGTGATGGAGATGAAATCTTTCCTGTTCACAGAGCTATGATGGCGTCTGCTAGTGATTATTTCAAAGCCATGTTCACAGGTGGAAtgaaagaacaagatttgatgtgCATTAAGCTTCATGGGGTGAACAAGGTTGGTCTGAAGAAaatcattgattttatttatacTGCAAAACTTTCTCTTAATATGGACAATCTTCAGGACACACTTGAAGCTGCTAGCTTTTTACAAATATTACCCGTTTTGGATTTCTGTAAAGTATTTCTTATATCAGGAGTCTCTTTGGATAACTGTGTTGAGGTTGGACGAATTGCTAACACCTACAATCTTATAGAAGTGgataaatatgttaataatttCATCCTGAAGAACTTTCCTGCTCTACTGAGTACTGGGGAGTTTCTAAAACTCCCTTTTGAACGGCTTGCATTTGTGCTTTCCAGTAATAGTCTTAAGCACTGTACCGAACTTGAACTCTTTAAGGCAGCCTGTCGCTGGCTAAGGTTGGAAGACCCTCGGATGGATTATGCTGCAAAATTAATGAAGAATATTCGATTTCCACTGATGACACCACAGGATCTTATCAATTACGTGCAGACAGTAGATTTCATGAGAACAGACAATACCTGCGTGAATTTGCTTTTGGAAGCTAGCAATTACCAAATGATGCCATATATGCAGCCAGTGATGCAGTCAGATAGAACTGCTATTCGATCTGACTCCACTCACTTGGTTACATTAGGAGGAGTTTTGAGGCAGCAACTGGTTGTCAGTAAAGAATTACGGATGTATGATGAAAGGGCACAAGAATGGAGATCTTTAGCCCCAATGGATGCTCCCCGTTACCAGCATGGTATTGCTGTCATTGGAAACTTTCTTTATGTAGTTGGTGGTCAAAGTAATTATGATACAAAAGGAAAAACTGCTGTTGATACAGTTTTCAGATTTGATCCTCGGTATAATAAATGGATGCAGGTTGCATCATTAAATGAAAAGCGCACATTCTTTCACTTGAGTGCCCTCAAAGGACATTTGTATGCAGTTGGTGGGCGCAGTGCAGCTGGTGAACTGGCCACAGTAGAATGTTACAACCCAAGAATGAATGAGTGGAGCTATGTTGCAAAAATGAGTGAACCCCACTATGGTCATGCTGGAACAGTATATGGAGGCTTAGTGTATATTTCAGGAGGAATTACCCATGACACTTTCCAAAATGAGCTCATGTGTTTTGACCCAGATACAGATAAATGGATGCAAAAGGCTCCAATGACTACAGTCAGAGGTCTGCATTGCATGTGTACAGTTGGAGATAAGCTCTATGTCATTGGTGGCAATCACTTCAGAGGAACAAGTGATTATGATGATGTTCTAAGCTGTGAATACTATTCACCAACCCTTGACCAGTGGACCCCAATTGCCGCCATGTTAAGAGGCCAAAGTGATGTTGGAGTTgctgtctttgaaaataaaatctacGTTGTTGGTGGATATTCTTGGAATAATCGTTGTATGGTAGAAATTGTCCAGAAATATGACCCAGAAAAAGATGAGTGGCATAAAGTTTTTGATCTTCCAGAGTCACTTGGTGGCATTCGAGCTTGTACACTCACAGTTTTTCCACCTGAAGAAAACCCTGGGTCACCTTCTAGAGAATCACCTCTTTCAGCACCTTCAGATCATTCTTAG